One segment of Natronosalvus halobius DNA contains the following:
- a CDS encoding zinc-binding dehydrogenase — protein MEAMVITDFGGTEVFEQREVDRPTPGPTEVLVRVHASSVNPVDCKIRQAGSWAGITPPTVIGYDVSGVVEGIGDEVTDFEAGDEVFYTPEIFGEQGSYAEYHVADESIVARKPESLSHEEAAALPLAGGTAWEAIVERGDVTAGETVLIHGAGGVGSHAVQIADAAGARVAARTSPATVEQTEDLGATLAIDYESEEFVEAIESTFDEPVDLVFDTVGGETLVESSDITKPHGRLVTILEPEGEWGTAYQKNLTVEMLFLERDRRPLDGLRRLVEQGRLEPVIDSVLPLSDVAKAHEMVEEGGLTGKIVLSVDDK, from the coding sequence ATGGAGGCGATGGTTATCACCGACTTCGGCGGTACCGAGGTATTCGAACAACGTGAGGTCGATCGGCCGACTCCGGGGCCGACCGAGGTCCTCGTTCGTGTTCACGCTTCGTCGGTCAATCCCGTCGATTGCAAAATTCGTCAGGCGGGTTCGTGGGCCGGGATCACTCCACCGACCGTCATCGGATACGACGTCTCCGGCGTGGTCGAAGGGATCGGAGACGAGGTCACCGACTTCGAGGCGGGCGACGAGGTGTTCTACACGCCCGAGATCTTCGGCGAACAGGGTAGTTACGCCGAGTATCACGTCGCCGATGAGTCGATCGTCGCCCGAAAGCCCGAGTCGCTCTCTCACGAAGAGGCGGCGGCGCTTCCCCTCGCGGGCGGGACCGCGTGGGAGGCGATCGTCGAACGTGGCGACGTGACTGCCGGCGAGACGGTGCTGATCCACGGTGCTGGCGGCGTCGGTTCCCACGCCGTGCAGATCGCCGACGCCGCTGGTGCACGGGTAGCCGCCAGGACGAGTCCCGCGACCGTCGAACAGACCGAAGACCTCGGCGCGACGCTCGCCATCGACTACGAGTCGGAGGAGTTCGTCGAGGCGATCGAGTCGACGTTCGACGAACCGGTCGACCTGGTCTTCGACACCGTCGGCGGCGAGACGCTGGTCGAGAGCAGCGACATCACGAAGCCTCACGGGCGACTGGTCACGATCCTCGAGCCCGAAGGCGAGTGGGGCACCGCCTACCAGAAGAACCTGACCGTGGAGATGCTGTTCCTCGAGCGGGATCGACGCCCTCTCGACGGACTGCGCCGACTCGTCGAGCAGGGCCGCCTCGAGCCCGTGATTGATTCGGTCCTGCCGCTGTCGGACGTGGCGAAGGCCCACGAGATGGTCGAGGAGGGTGGCCTTACCGGCAAGATAGTGCTTTC